A region of the Labeo rohita strain BAU-BD-2019 chromosome 5, IGBB_LRoh.1.0, whole genome shotgun sequence genome:
aaaaagattattttttttgtcccattggcagttatttttgcttttttttttaagcaaaaacaaaaaaaaaattgatatatttttttagaaaacaagaccTATGTTAAGTCATTTTACTTGACAAGTAAATGCATCAAGAATTTTTAGTTATTAATACTAGAAAACAAGATGAAAATGCTAAGtcagaaaatgtttaaatgtttttcttgttttaagcccAGATatctaaaactttttaaatcaagaaggattttctagacaagtaaaaaagtattgtgttgttttcagaaaaacaagtcaaaattaagttagtttttgcttgaaacaagtAAAATAATCTGTCAATGGGGTAAGAAAAGTAGActtgttttatgtttgaaataagattattttgcttgtttcaagcaaaaactcacttaattttcacttctttttttttttctgaaaacaagatttttttttcttgtctagaaaatccttcctGATTTAAGAAttattagatattttggctggaaacaagacaaaaaatctagtaagaaaagcattttttgcagtgaaacCTTAAGAAATATTGACAATAAGTGTGATAACCATATGAATTATAACACACTCTTACCATTCAGATTTGTTCTGATGGATTGATGAAGATCAGAAGGATCTTTGCCATTTAAAACACAGAGATTTGTGTCCACAAGATCCATGAGCACCTGGTAACACTTTTCTACAGGTGGGGCTTTTGGGTCTTTTGAAGAAAACACACATTGAACAAACCTGAACACACTGCAAAACGTCCTGAATGTAAGTGCTTTCCACCCACAAATTCATCATGTTCAGATATCAGGAGTTTCCCACATGCAAACATACACACAACATTGTCCAAAAGCCATTTAGGATGCTTTGATTTGAagctaaaaattaatttgatctATTTGTGTATGCACACATGTGCATGAGCAGTACATTTGTTACATCATCTTTGTTAGTATGTTAGTAGGTCAGTTGATACAAAATATAGAAcgtatcaataaataaaatcagaaatgtgAAGAAATACTTTACCTTCCTTCATTTCCTCAAACATATTAATTTCGTTGGTTGGCTTTGAACCTTTCAAGAAATCTGGGGGGTGGGAATCAATAATTGTGAGTTTCATGATAATGAAATCAATGTTGGCTTTAGTCAGAACTGAATCTTGAAATGCATCTGcaccttttattttttcccagaaGGATTTGAAGAGCTCATCTTCTCCAGCTAAAGCGCTGCCACACAGACCTGCAGAAAACACAATTGTTTACAACAAGTGAAACAAAACACCAATTTTAAAGTGTGATATAACAATCTAAAGCATTAAATTATTCTTTGACCCCTTCAAAAGTTCACCATAAATGATGTGTACTTTAATTCATTGCATATTCAACAGCATATTGCTGTGCAgttaaaactgctttaaatgatttttttacattaacaccCATTAACTTTGTTTAGTGTATGTTGATTttgcaaatattaataaactctCATGTGACAGACTTTGTTACCTTGCAGGTACAGCATGTCCATTTCAGGctgctgttttttctttaaGCCTTTGTCAAACTGGCTGCCGAAGCTGGATGTTCCCACAAACGCTCCAGTGAGGGAATAACCTGCTTCATATGGACTGATCTCAAACCAGGGGtctgtaaacataaaaaacaccACCATATAACAGCTGACGCAAGCACAATAACTCTTTAATTCTTTCAGGCAAAAACACAGACCTACTCCTGCCTCCTGTTTGCTTTGCTTGTCATTCACTGTGTAGATGGGAAACGGGTCTTTGCTGTGTTGATTCCACTGATCTGTCAGTGTGTGTTCATCAATCTGtaggaaaaacattttttaatgattgcACCTGTTCCAGCAGTTTATTACAAATACTACCGGAAATCATGCACAAATTATTTACAGACTTCTTTCATGTACGTTGTGATGATCATCACTGCCCAGACATCAGTCAAGCTGAAGAAGTCTTTTCCATAGTAATATTTCTTCAATTTGGCCAATGCATCTGTCAAGTTGACTCCTGGACCGCTGAGTCTCTTGATGATTTTGTCTTTCACGGTGTCTAGCTTGGTCGACCAGTCTGGTTCTTGGTATAAGGAGGCCATGCACCTTCAAAGAAGAACATACTGCTGTCATTTTTAACATTCAACCCAATTCAATCTGTGTTTGTTGTTTCTCAGGGTTCGTACCAGGTGGATCCAGAGACTCCGCTCAGATAAAGGATGCAGTCCAGAAGACCCGCTTTATCGAGCTCAACCAGGGATCCCAGCAAACCCACCATGGCTCTTTGTCCTCCTCCAGAACCCAGTAATGCAATGTTTGGCACCTTATTCTGAAATGCACACAGTCTGAATGTGCAAACATGCATTTGtagaataaattcataaatgtatAAGTATAAGATgttcgacctgactgcagtgtATCTCGAGTTTCTGCAggctttgaaaaacattttctctCCTTTTGGCTGCGAACTCCCACTCATTCGTGTGTAGAGAGTGTCCGATTCTCACTTCACCACTGCATTATAGCCACAAAACAGACAGACCAGTGCTGAATTTAACATCACTTATTGATGTGCAAGGTaagataaacattaaatattgtttacatttttgttgaaaaccaaa
Encoded here:
- the LOC127165246 gene encoding cytosolic phospholipase A2 gamma-like → MSASKHHESGEVRIGHSLHTNEWEFAAKRRENVFQSLQKLEIHCSQNKVPNIALLGSGGGQRAMVGLLGSLVELDKAGLLDCILYLSGVSGSTWCMASLYQEPDWSTKLDTVKDKIIKRLSGPGVNLTDALAKLKKYYYGKDFFSLTDVWAVMIITTYMKEIDEHTLTDQWNQHSKDPFPIYTVNDKQSKQEAGVDPWFEISPYEAGYSLTGAFVGTSSFGSQFDKGLKKKQQPEMDMLYLQGLCGSALAGEDELFKSFWEKIKDFLKGSKPTNEINMFEEMKEDPKAPPVEKCYQVLMDLVDTNLCVLNGKDPSDLHQSIRTNLNELAGGKSQLIFSTQKLNLADKEAAKLYIKQYTKDVCNYLSQFSLGPFDLFLSICKCIVLWIWGRNYNFLQKMTDESLPSTLLETETRDYEDAGLLLNSPYISVLRKERKIDLIISLDFSESDPFATVRDTAKMCKKLNISFPEVNILSEDLEKPKDFYVFKGKNVPTVIHIPLFNVVNCGDDVETWRNKYRTFQGPYSAEMITDLLEVAGKNISNNREKLKEQIRVVVG